One part of the Polyangiaceae bacterium genome encodes these proteins:
- a CDS encoding thiazole synthase — MSNEKTNGKSSDSLIIAGRSFSSRLFLGSAGYPNQNIFLDAFTASGAEILTVSIRRADLSGHAESLFDLVAGRAFLLPNTAGCATVKDAVLTAELGREALETAWVKLELIGDRETLHPDVEQLLRAADELVRSGFTVLPYCTDDPIVCQRLADIGCAAVMPLGSPIGSGLGILNPYNIERICARSPVPVVLDAGVGTASDAALAMELGCDAVLLNTAVSRSNDPVKMATAMKFAVEAGRLARLAGRIPKKTRAEASSPELGLIGT, encoded by the coding sequence ATGTCGAACGAAAAAACCAATGGTAAATCGAGTGATTCGTTGATCATTGCGGGCAGGTCGTTTTCGTCGCGCTTGTTTCTAGGATCTGCGGGGTATCCGAACCAAAATATTTTTCTCGATGCGTTCACGGCATCGGGGGCAGAAATCTTGACCGTATCGATTCGAAGGGCCGATCTGTCGGGTCATGCCGAATCGCTCTTCGACCTCGTTGCAGGTCGCGCGTTTCTTTTGCCAAACACTGCCGGCTGCGCCACCGTGAAAGACGCCGTATTGACCGCGGAGCTCGGTCGCGAAGCGCTCGAAACCGCTTGGGTGAAGCTCGAATTGATTGGCGATCGCGAAACGCTTCATCCGGATGTCGAGCAACTCTTGCGTGCGGCGGACGAGCTCGTGCGGAGTGGTTTTACCGTTTTGCCTTACTGTACGGATGATCCCATTGTGTGTCAGCGATTGGCCGATATCGGGTGTGCTGCGGTGATGCCGCTGGGTTCGCCGATTGGATCGGGTCTTGGCATTTTAAATCCGTACAACATTGAACGAATTTGCGCACGGTCGCCCGTCCCCGTCGTATTGGATGCGGGCGTAGGAACGGCATCCGACGCAGCGCTCGCCATGGAGCTCGGATGTGATGCGGTATTGCTGAACACGGCGGTGTCGCGCAGCAATGATCCCGTCAAAATGGCAACGGCGATGAAGTTTGCGGTCGAAGCCGGACGGCTGGCTCGCCTAGCGGGGCGAATTCCGAAGAAAACGCGCGCTGAAGCTTCGAGCCCCGAGCTTGGGCTGATTGGGACGTGA
- the thiS gene encoding sulfur carrier protein ThiS, with amino-acid sequence MMRLNGKLLTSAPERLVDLLAAQGFQVETRGIAVAINGSVVPRSKWAETVLSGEDDIEIVKIMQGG; translated from the coding sequence ATGATGCGACTCAATGGAAAACTCTTGACTTCCGCGCCCGAGCGCCTTGTCGATTTGCTTGCAGCGCAAGGTTTCCAGGTGGAAACGCGAGGCATCGCCGTAGCGATCAATGGTAGCGTCGTGCCAAGATCGAAGTGGGCAGAGACGGTGCTGTCAGGGGAAGACGACATCGAAATCGTCAAGATCATGCAAGGTGGTTGA
- the thiO gene encoding glycine oxidase ThiO, whose protein sequence is MPRSFEEAVISASSVHAERPTVAIVGAGIIGLSIGFRLALAGCRVDVFDRADAGRGATHAAAGMLAAGVEAEPGEQVLLPLCLASQAMWPEFAQELEASSGEQVDLRLDGTLVVALNRDDVEALRHRYDFQRSLGISIEWLSGAAAREREPHLHPRTAGAIFSAKDGQVDNRNVASALKTAFLRAGGHLHEHTPVAGIDIEAGRARGVVIAEKLHSADIVVLAAGAWSRMLSGLPSSAMPPVRPVKGQMIAVRMNPKEPLVRHVIWAPKSYLVPRFDGRLLIGATTEEKGFDASLTAGGVLALLEAAWRALPGIEELAIDEMWTGFRPGSRDDAPVLGPVPGIDGLLLATGHHRNGILLAPITAKAIADFVLIGKLDDRISKFGIDRFTKSRETS, encoded by the coding sequence ATGCCTCGATCGTTCGAGGAGGCTGTCATTTCCGCATCGTCCGTTCACGCAGAGAGACCGACCGTAGCCATCGTTGGCGCGGGCATCATCGGCCTTTCCATCGGCTTTCGGCTGGCGCTCGCAGGCTGCCGCGTAGACGTGTTCGATAGGGCCGATGCGGGGCGCGGAGCAACGCATGCCGCGGCCGGGATGCTCGCGGCTGGCGTGGAAGCCGAACCTGGCGAGCAGGTGCTCTTGCCGCTGTGTCTCGCAAGTCAAGCGATGTGGCCAGAGTTTGCCCAGGAACTGGAAGCCTCGAGCGGCGAGCAAGTGGATTTGCGTCTCGATGGAACGCTCGTGGTGGCGCTCAATCGTGACGATGTGGAAGCATTGCGCCACAGATACGATTTTCAGCGGAGCCTGGGGATTTCGATCGAATGGCTATCAGGCGCGGCAGCACGCGAGCGCGAACCGCATTTGCATCCACGCACGGCGGGGGCAATCTTTTCTGCAAAGGATGGTCAGGTCGACAATCGCAACGTCGCTTCGGCATTGAAAACAGCCTTTTTGCGCGCAGGTGGCCATTTGCATGAACACACGCCCGTCGCAGGAATCGACATCGAGGCGGGGCGAGCGCGGGGAGTCGTCATTGCGGAAAAGCTTCATTCGGCAGACATCGTCGTACTTGCCGCGGGCGCGTGGTCACGCATGCTCTCGGGTTTGCCCTCGTCAGCAATGCCTCCAGTTCGGCCGGTCAAAGGGCAAATGATTGCCGTGCGAATGAATCCCAAAGAGCCGCTCGTGCGTCACGTGATATGGGCGCCGAAGAGTTACTTGGTGCCGCGTTTCGATGGCCGGCTGCTCATTGGTGCGACCACGGAAGAAAAGGGGTTCGACGCGAGTTTGACGGCAGGCGGCGTCCTGGCGCTGCTCGAAGCGGCATGGCGTGCGCTCCCTGGAATCGAAGAGCTGGCGATTGATGAAATGTGGACGGGATTTCGTCCAGGAAGCCGCGATGACGCTCCGGTGCTCGGTCCGGTGCCCGGCATCGATGGTCTTTTGCTGGCGACCGGACATCATCGTAATGGCATTTTGCTCGCGCCGATCACCGCGAAAGCGATTGCGGATTTTGTTTTGATTGGAAAACTCGACGATCGCATCTCGAAATTTGGTATTGATCGTTTTACAAAAAGCCGGGAGACTTCATGA